The following is a genomic window from Calliphora vicina chromosome 5, idCalVici1.1, whole genome shotgun sequence.
taaaggtaatttctattaaatataaattatgagTGCATTAAATaggtatatacatatttatatttaattaaaagatttttacagTAAAAGGAACAATTATAGGTGGAGTTGAAGGctaaaatttgcaaattaattttGGAAGCTTTTGTAATGAAATAGTTTTGGAATTTTAGGTCACCTtagtattaataaatatattggaATTGACTGTTTAACTCCAACTCTCACTTTTCCTTTGTAATCTCTTAGCCACAAACCTCCAATATATCAAAACCGAATTGGCTggtgaaaagaaaaatgttgctgtcatcacTTTGAACCGTTCCAAGGCCTTTAATGCCCTGTGCAACGGTTTAATGGCCGAAATCAATATCACTTTGGATAAATACGAAAAGGACGACAGTGTAGCCGCAATTATTATTACTGGCAGCGAAAAGGCATTTGCCGCAGGAGCAGATATCAAGGAAATGCAATTCAATACTTATGGAAAGTTAATTATGGGTAGTCACTTCAACGATTGGACCAGCGTTGCCAAATGTCAAAAGCCCCTAATTGCTGCCGTAAATGGTTATGCTTTGGGTGGTGGCTGTGAATTGGCCATGATGTGCGACATTATTTATGCTGGCGATAAAGCCAAGTTTGGCCAACCTGAAATTGCTTTGGGCACAATTCCCGGTGCTGGTGGCACTCAACGTTTGACCCGTGTCGTTGGTAAATCCAAGGCCATGGAAATGTGCTTGACTGGCAATATGATAAATGCTGTTGAAGCTGAAAAGATGGGTTTGGTTAGCAAGGTTGTAGCAGACGATCAATTGATGACTGAAGCTATTAAATTGGGCGAAAAGATCGCTACTCACTCCCAATTGGTGGTGCAATTGTGCAAGGAAGCTGTTAATACTGCTTATGAGACGACTTTGCAGGAaggtttgaaatttgaaaaaagaacttttcatGCTACTTTTGCTACAGTAAGttttaaatgatattttatttatagaatgaATTAATAAACTATATTTCTTAATATTCCTAGGCTGATCGCAAGGAAGGTATGACTGCTTTTGTGGAAAAGCGTGCTGCTAAATTCAACAATAACTAAATAATGTTCATGGGAATAAACCAATAGGTTTATGGGAATTGTGATAGCGAAAACCATATCATAATTTCATGGAAAAACGATATCATAAGGAAAGGTACAATTTAATCCGTAAATACTATCCTTTATGATACGAGATAATATcgttatacagcccaattatgaataaaaattccctcggaattttttcctttttctcatttttcctattcaaattcaatgggaaaaaactcccgcggaattttttattcataattgggctgataatctGTTGGTTTACTGtgtaagaataaataaaatttatagatatttaaaaaaacgttctgttttagtttaagaagagttaaaataaatagtcagGAAATGGAAAatcgattttgaaaatgaaaaaggatatgatttgtatatctttttgtaaattgttcaaactttcattttgttaatttaattaatttttatcaaatttcttGCTTAAATACTGTAAATAGTTTGCTATTTGTTATCTTAACTTGAGTTTGCCTAGATTGATTACCTTAAGAGAAGTTAAAATAATAAGGAAATGGAAAATCGATTTCGAAAACGAAAACGAAAACGGATGTGATGTATCGTTTTGTAAATTGTTcaaaagataatgaaaatcctaaaatttattcatcgattaaaatttcaatgtttcgg
Proteins encoded in this region:
- the LOC135960618 gene encoding probable enoyl-CoA hydratase, mitochondrial, coding for MAQIVRIFAGRAQNVIQTAAKQPQLGARFYCAAATNLQYIKTELAGEKKNVAVITLNRSKAFNALCNGLMAEINITLDKYEKDDSVAAIIITGSEKAFAAGADIKEMQFNTYGKLIMGSHFNDWTSVAKCQKPLIAAVNGYALGGGCELAMMCDIIYAGDKAKFGQPEIALGTIPGAGGTQRLTRVVGKSKAMEMCLTGNMINAVEAEKMGLVSKVVADDQLMTEAIKLGEKIATHSQLVVQLCKEAVNTAYETTLQEGLKFEKRTFHATFATADRKEGMTAFVEKRAAKFNNN